A genomic region of Candidatus Melainabacteria bacterium contains the following coding sequences:
- the iolB gene encoding 5-deoxy-glucuronate isomerase, whose amino-acid sequence MTSHLLVCSQLPDDENGVITRVTAESAGWEFLNMEARRLGKGQTWKHQTDSNELVLVILGGRINVRSNRGDWLNIGRRANVFDGMPNALYLPRETEFEVQSLTEHTEIAAAWTATDQEHPARLITADQSKIEIRGGGNATRQINSIIEPGFDCHRLVCVEVYTPGGNWSSYPPHKHDVHKEEQGKLLEADLEEIYFYKFNRPEAFAYQRVYTDDRSLDESIAASNNDIVLIPEGYHPVSAAYGYDCYYLNFLAGSAQSLAATDDPAHAWTRETWHARDPRLPLVTHAMEEMVLS is encoded by the coding sequence ATGACCAGTCATCTGCTCGTTTGCAGTCAGCTACCAGACGACGAGAACGGCGTTATCACAAGAGTAACCGCCGAAAGTGCAGGCTGGGAATTTCTCAACATGGAGGCGCGTCGCCTCGGTAAAGGCCAGACATGGAAACATCAGACCGACAGCAACGAACTTGTGCTGGTCATACTAGGAGGACGTATAAATGTACGTTCGAATCGCGGTGACTGGCTAAACATCGGGCGAAGAGCAAACGTATTCGACGGTATGCCAAACGCTCTTTATCTGCCGCGGGAGACTGAATTTGAGGTGCAGTCTCTGACTGAACATACTGAAATTGCGGCAGCCTGGACGGCGACCGACCAGGAGCATCCGGCACGACTGATTACTGCAGACCAGTCCAAAATCGAAATTCGAGGCGGTGGCAACGCCACCAGGCAGATAAACAGCATCATTGAGCCCGGGTTCGATTGTCATCGTCTTGTCTGCGTCGAAGTGTATACGCCAGGCGGCAACTGGAGCAGTTATCCGCCTCACAAACATGACGTTCATAAGGAAGAGCAAGGAAAGCTACTGGAAGCAGATCTCGAAGAGATTTACTTCTACAAGTTCAATCGTCCAGAAGCTTTTGCTTATCAAAGAGTCTATACAGACGACCGTTCACTCGATGAATCGATTGCGGCATCGAACAATGACATTGTGTTGATACCAGAAGGTTATCATCCAGTTTCTGCGGCTTATGGCTACGATTGCTACTACCTGAACTTTCTAGCGGGCTCAGCACAGTCGCTTGCTGCTACTGATGATCCGGCGCATGCCTGGACACGAGAGACCTGGCACGCAAGAGATCCACGTCTGCCCCTCGTCACACATGCGATGGAAGAGATGGTCCTCTCATGA
- the iolC gene encoding 5-dehydro-2-deoxygluconokinase produces the protein MSDRKYDLICMGRSSIDLYSNDSGAEFKHITSFSSFVGGCPTNIAVGTRRLGLKTLLLTAVGEDPVGDFILNFLQNEDVESKFIPRKSGFRSSAVLLGIEPPDKFPLVFYRENCADFQLTMDDVDAVPIEEARAILVSGTGLSREPSRSATIYAVEKARAAKVTVFLDLDFRADQWTNGPSADIRAYGVTVRSILNHVDFVIGTQEEIKASMLKDKSFVQVKDSKISAPEVSGNVEDGIEALLKTGLKAVIEKRGAAGAIVHLPGGKSETAQPFKVDICNVLGAGDAFASGFIYGYLKGWNWAKCVRMGNAVGAIVVTRQGCANFMPSETEALDFVSLHGGFTKESAGVPR, from the coding sequence ATGAGCGATAGAAAATACGATTTGATCTGCATGGGTCGCAGTTCCATCGACCTTTACTCAAACGACAGTGGTGCCGAGTTCAAGCACATCACAAGCTTTTCAAGCTTCGTGGGAGGCTGCCCGACTAACATTGCCGTGGGCACCCGCAGGTTGGGATTGAAAACACTTCTGCTCACGGCTGTAGGCGAAGATCCGGTCGGCGACTTCATACTCAACTTTTTGCAAAACGAAGATGTGGAAAGCAAGTTCATTCCACGCAAAAGCGGCTTCAGAAGCAGCGCCGTTCTACTTGGAATAGAACCCCCAGACAAATTTCCGCTCGTTTTCTACCGGGAAAACTGTGCTGATTTCCAATTGACTATGGACGACGTTGACGCGGTGCCAATAGAGGAAGCGAGAGCAATCCTTGTTTCAGGCACAGGTTTGAGCCGAGAACCGAGCCGCAGCGCCACAATCTACGCTGTGGAAAAAGCACGCGCGGCTAAAGTCACTGTTTTCCTCGATCTGGATTTTCGTGCAGACCAGTGGACAAACGGTCCATCCGCCGACATCCGCGCCTACGGAGTGACTGTGCGCAGTATCTTGAACCATGTCGATTTTGTAATTGGCACCCAGGAAGAAATTAAAGCCTCGATGCTGAAAGACAAATCATTCGTGCAAGTCAAAGATTCAAAGATCTCGGCACCAGAAGTGTCAGGTAATGTCGAAGACGGCATCGAGGCGCTTTTGAAAACCGGACTTAAAGCGGTAATCGAAAAGAGAGGCGCCGCAGGTGCAATCGTTCACTTGCCGGGCGGAAAGAGCGAGACTGCTCAACCGTTCAAAGTTGACATATGCAACGTTCTCGGTGCAGGCGATGCCTTCGCCAGTGGTTTCATATATGGTTACTTGAAAGGTTGGAATTGGGCAAAATGCGTGCGCATGGGCAACGCCGTCGGTGCCATCGTGGTAACACGACAGGGTTGCGCAAACTTCATGCCGAGCGAAACTGAAGCTCTCGACTTTGTCAGTTTGCATGGTGGCTTTACAAAGGAATCAGCTGGGGTCCCACGATGA
- a CDS encoding aldolase — translation MKKTLSEHIKEITRQRIETPDLGRVLAEKRLRRESLTTDGRLNIVAADHPARRVVQAGSNPLAMADRADYLRRISEILIADAADGVMATMDVLEELLILSHLIEQSGGKSFIDNKVLIASLNRGGLARSAWELDDPVTGANPRTCADWNLDGAKMLLRIDDEDPNSLKTITYCTEAINHLLYLNLPMFLEPLPVVREKSGLLKVKKDAESLATIVGVASALGESSSRLWLKLPYCDNFQIVAQSTTLPILLLGGESQDEKVVLKGIKAALADHPNVCGTMIGRNILYSNQRSHVSMAEEINGLVHDQIIIIT, via the coding sequence ATGAAAAAAACATTGAGTGAACATATCAAGGAAATTACAAGACAACGTATCGAAACACCTGATCTGGGTCGAGTGTTAGCCGAGAAGCGCTTGCGGCGAGAATCGCTGACAACGGATGGACGCCTCAACATCGTGGCAGCAGACCACCCGGCCAGGCGTGTAGTGCAAGCTGGAAGCAATCCGCTGGCTATGGCTGATCGAGCCGATTACTTGCGCCGAATCAGTGAAATCCTCATCGCCGATGCCGCTGACGGTGTCATGGCGACAATGGATGTGCTGGAAGAACTGCTGATACTTTCACATCTGATCGAACAGAGCGGCGGAAAGTCTTTCATCGACAATAAAGTTCTGATCGCCAGCCTCAACCGCGGAGGACTGGCACGAAGCGCATGGGAACTCGACGACCCTGTCACTGGAGCAAATCCACGCACCTGCGCAGATTGGAACCTGGATGGTGCCAAGATGCTACTGCGCATCGACGACGAAGATCCAAACTCTTTAAAGACAATCACTTATTGCACCGAAGCAATTAACCATCTTCTCTATCTCAACCTGCCGATGTTCCTGGAGCCACTGCCTGTAGTGCGCGAAAAGAGCGGACTCCTCAAAGTCAAGAAAGATGCAGAGTCACTGGCAACCATTGTTGGAGTCGCATCTGCACTGGGTGAATCAAGCAGCCGCTTGTGGCTCAAACTGCCATACTGCGACAATTTCCAAATAGTAGCCCAGAGCACCACACTGCCGATTCTGTTATTGGGCGGCGAATCGCAAGACGAGAAGGTTGTGCTGAAAGGAATTAAAGCAGCTCTGGCAGACCATCCTAATGTCTGCGGCACCATGATCGGGCGCAACATTCTCTACTCCAACCAGCGCTCACACGTCAGCATGGCGGAAGAAATCAATGGGCTCGTACACGATCAGATCATCATCATAACTTGA